A window from Hymenobacter volaticus encodes these proteins:
- a CDS encoding SusD/RagB family nutrient-binding outer membrane lipoprotein, which translates to MKKYLLFVGLLLGGGAFTSCESYLDVNDNPNNPSTTTPNFLLPSIISNGIQTQMFTALRTPYIEQYVVSRTANSGGNDQFRFTNAQSTNTFNYSYFQSGGNIPPMIAAAQAEGSAYYVGAGKIMQALILAHLTDMMGDVPYSEAYQGGANFKPKYDSQEQIYATVNQLLDEGIIEMSKDASANSRPFYSTAPSESGDILYKGDVKKWIRLAYSLKARQLQHLTKKTSYDPAAVLALVDKGFTSSDDDAQIQFQTAIAPLANTTNIFGTTRANFGTATFSTNFIRYLNGSTYPGVVDPRFGIMAPTTSTGVAPGVGTTATINLTPGSTITDFYASWYARDLGYFEVITYHELKFIEAEAAFKAGNRGRALTAYKEGIRAHMAKIGSGGTFSAPAVTFPVITPSQIAAYLSSSAVAQTEAQLASPNNPNVPRAIMEQKYIAMFLNPESWSDMRRYDFNSDVYVNLQYPVGNSVNTPLAAATDPAMRWPRRMLPGATETLYNPDEVARMFSEAGSTTNDDYIAKPLWWDRP; encoded by the coding sequence ATGAAAAAATACCTCCTTTTTGTAGGGCTACTGCTGGGTGGTGGCGCTTTCACGTCGTGCGAGAGCTACCTCGATGTGAACGACAACCCCAACAACCCTTCTACTACGACTCCTAACTTTCTGCTGCCCAGCATTATCAGCAATGGCATCCAGACCCAGATGTTTACGGCGCTACGGACGCCCTACATTGAGCAGTACGTGGTGAGTCGCACTGCCAACAGCGGCGGCAACGACCAATTTCGCTTCACTAACGCCCAGAGCACCAACACGTTCAACTACTCCTACTTTCAATCGGGTGGTAACATTCCGCCGATGATAGCCGCGGCGCAGGCTGAAGGTTCGGCGTATTACGTAGGAGCCGGCAAGATCATGCAGGCCCTCATTTTGGCCCACCTCACCGACATGATGGGCGACGTACCCTATTCAGAGGCGTACCAGGGCGGCGCTAATTTCAAGCCCAAATACGACTCGCAGGAGCAGATTTATGCCACAGTAAATCAACTGCTCGACGAGGGTATTATAGAGATGAGCAAGGATGCCAGTGCCAATTCTCGGCCCTTTTACAGCACGGCGCCTAGCGAAAGTGGCGACATTCTGTATAAAGGCGACGTGAAGAAGTGGATCAGGCTGGCTTACTCGCTGAAAGCCCGTCAGCTTCAGCACCTCACCAAGAAGACCAGCTATGACCCCGCCGCGGTGCTAGCCTTAGTGGACAAGGGCTTCACGAGCAGCGACGACGATGCGCAGATTCAGTTCCAGACGGCAATAGCTCCGTTGGCTAACACCACCAACATTTTTGGGACGACCCGCGCCAACTTCGGCACGGCTACCTTCTCTACCAATTTTATCCGGTACCTGAACGGTTCTACCTATCCTGGTGTCGTTGACCCGCGTTTCGGCATTATGGCCCCGACTACCAGCACCGGCGTAGCACCCGGCGTAGGCACCACCGCCACAATTAACCTGACACCTGGTTCCACCATTACCGACTTCTACGCTAGTTGGTACGCCCGCGACTTGGGCTACTTCGAGGTTATCACTTACCACGAGCTGAAGTTTATTGAAGCCGAAGCCGCCTTCAAGGCGGGTAACAGGGGGCGCGCGCTGACGGCGTACAAGGAGGGCATCCGGGCCCACATGGCCAAAATTGGAAGCGGAGGCACATTCTCGGCACCTGCCGTTACGTTTCCGGTTATCACCCCCTCTCAGATTGCGGCTTACCTCAGCAGTTCTGCCGTAGCCCAAACCGAAGCCCAACTGGCTTCGCCCAACAACCCGAACGTGCCGCGGGCCATTATGGAGCAGAAGTATATCGCCATGTTTTTGAATCCGGAATCGTGGTCGGATATGCGCCGTTATGACTTCAACTCCGATGTGTACGTGAACTTGCAGTACCCAGTGGGCAACTCTGTGAACACTCCCCTGGCTGCTGCCACCGACCCTGCCATGCGCTGGCCGCGCCGAATGCTGCCAGGAGCCACCGAAACTCTCTACAACCCCGACGAGGTAGCACGGATGTTTTCTGAAGCAGGCTCTACTACCAACGACGATTATATCGCCAAACCCCTGTGGTGGGACCGGCCCTAG
- a CDS encoding M15 family metallopeptidase translates to MMPATNASAAPNAHNLPVVSDVATYQHQAQANPEAKLVDVKKLIPTIELDIRYATSVNVLGEPLYPNAVAFLRAPAAAALQQVQAALAAQGVGLVVFDAYRPYSVTVRFWNQIQDETYAAPPWRGSRHNRGCSVDVGLVDAAGQPLLMPTDFDDLTPAAHAAYEPVTAEVRRNRTLLLDTMAAFNFVNYPAEWWHFDFARWAEFELLDIPFSALAYPN, encoded by the coding sequence ATGATGCCAGCCACAAACGCCTCAGCCGCGCCCAATGCCCACAACCTGCCGGTAGTTTCCGATGTGGCTACTTACCAGCACCAAGCGCAAGCGAATCCGGAAGCCAAGCTGGTTGATGTAAAGAAGCTGATTCCGACTATCGAGCTCGATATTCGCTATGCCACATCTGTCAATGTGCTAGGGGAACCACTCTACCCCAATGCCGTGGCGTTTCTGCGGGCTCCCGCCGCCGCCGCATTGCAGCAGGTGCAAGCTGCCCTGGCCGCGCAAGGCGTAGGGTTAGTTGTGTTCGATGCCTACCGACCGTACAGCGTAACCGTGCGGTTTTGGAACCAAATTCAAGACGAAACCTACGCCGCTCCACCTTGGCGGGGCTCCCGGCACAACCGCGGCTGCTCCGTGGATGTGGGGCTAGTAGATGCCGCCGGCCAGCCACTCCTCATGCCTACTGATTTCGACGACTTAACGCCCGCGGCGCATGCTGCCTACGAGCCCGTAACGGCGGAAGTACGTCGCAACCGCACCTTGCTGCTCGATACCATGGCCGCTTTCAACTTCGTAAACTACCCGGCCGAGTGGTGGCACTTCGACTTTGCGCGATGGGCCGAGTTCGAGTTGCTGGATATTCCATTTTCCGCGTTGGCCTACCCAAATTAG
- a CDS encoding serine hydrolase, whose product MRGFFFGIRYKVRALVVTLLLPVAAWAQRGGNPLPRLLRADTTHFGRVLRNPKAYRVQVLYTQINRDAAGQPHFRTFRYGASPKQYFYPASTVKLPAAALALAKLRTLRAQIPGLTAASPLRIDSAFARQTRVLRDSSAASGRASVGQYVRKVLLVSDNDAYNRLYEFVGQQELNDKLRTLGLRQTRLIHRLSVGDEEPGSRHTNPLAFYADTALTQPLYVQPSAYNSQPLPKLAARDVRVGEAYMQGEKRVEGPLDFSTKNNFPLPEQQQVLRALLFPEATPAEHRFALAPANYRFLYRYLSMLPRESRAPRYDVAHFPDTYAKFLLGGGGIAPLPPGVRVFNKIGQAYGFLIDNAYVADFVHGVEFMLAAVIYVNADGVLNDDHYDYDTIGFPFLRDLGQAVYNYERQRTRRYPANLSQFQLDYIVEGEDAP is encoded by the coding sequence ATGAGGGGTTTCTTTTTTGGTATTAGATATAAAGTACGGGCGTTGGTGGTCACGCTCCTACTGCCCGTTGCCGCGTGGGCACAACGTGGCGGTAACCCGCTGCCGCGCCTGCTACGGGCCGATACAACCCATTTCGGGCGGGTGCTGCGTAATCCGAAGGCGTACCGGGTGCAGGTCCTGTACACGCAAATCAACCGCGACGCGGCAGGCCAGCCGCACTTTCGTACGTTTCGCTATGGCGCTTCTCCTAAGCAGTATTTCTATCCGGCTAGCACCGTGAAGCTGCCAGCGGCGGCCTTGGCGCTGGCGAAGCTACGAACCCTGCGTGCCCAGATACCAGGTCTTACGGCGGCCTCTCCGCTGCGAATAGATTCGGCTTTTGCTCGCCAAACCCGCGTGCTTCGCGATTCGTCGGCTGCTTCGGGGCGGGCCAGCGTGGGGCAATACGTGCGCAAGGTGCTTTTGGTGAGCGACAATGATGCCTACAACCGGCTGTATGAGTTTGTGGGACAGCAAGAACTGAACGACAAGCTGCGGACTCTTGGTTTGCGCCAAACTCGGCTGATTCATCGGCTTTCGGTCGGCGACGAGGAGCCTGGCTCCCGGCATACCAACCCACTGGCTTTTTACGCTGATACGGCCCTCACGCAACCGCTATACGTGCAGCCTTCCGCCTACAACAGTCAACCGTTGCCAAAGCTAGCGGCGCGAGATGTTCGGGTTGGGGAGGCGTACATGCAGGGCGAAAAACGAGTGGAAGGTCCGCTGGACTTTAGTACCAAAAACAACTTTCCGCTGCCTGAGCAGCAGCAAGTCTTGCGGGCCTTACTGTTTCCAGAGGCCACGCCCGCCGAGCACCGGTTTGCACTGGCCCCCGCCAACTACCGGTTTCTGTACCGCTACCTCTCCATGCTGCCCCGCGAAAGCCGCGCTCCGCGCTACGATGTCGCACACTTCCCTGATACCTACGCCAAATTTCTGCTCGGCGGTGGGGGTATTGCGCCGCTGCCTCCGGGCGTACGGGTGTTCAATAAAATTGGGCAGGCGTATGGCTTTCTCATCGACAACGCCTACGTCGCTGATTTCGTGCACGGCGTCGAGTTTATGCTGGCCGCCGTCATCTACGTCAATGCCGACGGCGTACTCAACGACGACCACTACGACTACGATACCATCGGCTTTCCCTTCCTGCGCGACCTAGGGCAGGCGGTGTACAACTACGAGCGGCAACGTACGCGCCGCTATCCGGCCAACCTGAGCCAGTTTCAGCTAGACTATATCGTAGAAGGAGAGGATGCCCCATGA
- a CDS encoding rhomboid family intramembrane serine protease, producing MPFEDKTDAELLYLAQHGARYSPAVANAAVQELQRRGLIPTELPTPAPTPVLPPEPVESWPRQLRRLVKSIAWPRQGYYITPLLILSNLLVFLLMGLSGVSLLNPTGPDLVAWGSNFSPLTPMQPWRLLTSVFLHGGPAHLFLNMSALLLLGLLAEAKVGRGPWLLTYLLSGIGGSLTSWWWHTQGINSVGASGAIFGLYGLLLALLLTRTHFRTRQDRAGIIGLLLYFALGSLVGGLEGPTTDNAAHVGGLLTGFATGLVLGLVGSRKV from the coding sequence ATGCCCTTCGAAGATAAAACCGACGCGGAGCTGCTGTATTTGGCGCAGCACGGCGCGCGCTACTCACCTGCCGTCGCCAACGCCGCTGTGCAGGAGTTACAGCGCCGGGGCTTGATACCAACCGAGCTGCCTACCCCCGCCCCTACCCCCGTTCTTCCGCCAGAACCAGTTGAAAGCTGGCCGCGTCAACTAAGGCGGCTAGTGAAAAGTATTGCTTGGCCGCGGCAAGGCTATTACATCACGCCACTATTGATCCTCTCGAATCTACTGGTATTCCTGCTGATGGGGCTGAGCGGGGTGAGCCTGCTGAACCCCACCGGGCCTGACCTTGTGGCTTGGGGTTCCAATTTCTCACCTTTAACTCCGATGCAGCCCTGGCGGCTACTCACGAGCGTATTTTTGCACGGTGGGCCGGCTCACTTGTTTCTTAATATGAGCGCCCTACTCCTACTCGGTTTGCTAGCCGAGGCAAAAGTAGGCCGCGGACCTTGGCTCTTGACTTATCTATTGAGTGGTATTGGAGGCAGCCTCACGAGTTGGTGGTGGCACACCCAGGGCATTAATTCAGTGGGAGCTTCGGGCGCTATTTTCGGACTATATGGGTTGCTATTGGCCTTACTGCTTACGCGCACTCACTTTCGAACCCGCCAAGACCGGGCAGGTATCATAGGGCTGTTGCTCTATTTCGCACTTGGCAGTTTGGTTGGTGGGTTAGAAGGCCCCACTACCGACAACGCCGCCCACGTAGGCGGCTTACTGACCGGCTTTGCAACGGGGTTAGTGCTTGGGTTGGTGGGTAGTAGAAAGGTTTGA
- a CDS encoding T9SS type A sorting domain-containing protein — MGTASYNSVTDILADRDISEIGGLPFTNRAANMQFYYKLTGDNALPDSAYAIVALTRTTGGTTQTIASGSLRLLPATAYTLATVPLRYTSALTPDSIHIGFASGLADVRHEGTTLFIDDVTMTGLVSATKNPVLEASLNVYPNPSSNSEFRLASPTKPSVATAPYTITDATGHVVRTSAAVPASLANGRPLELRGLPAGVYMLQLHTPEGVLTRKLLIP; from the coding sequence TTGGGCACTGCAAGCTACAACTCCGTTACTGACATATTAGCTGATCGTGATATAAGCGAGATTGGGGGGCTGCCCTTTACCAACCGCGCTGCCAACATGCAGTTTTACTACAAGCTGACTGGCGATAATGCCCTTCCTGATTCAGCCTACGCCATTGTGGCGCTTACCCGCACTACAGGGGGCACCACCCAAACTATTGCTTCCGGCAGTTTGCGTTTGTTGCCGGCTACAGCTTACACATTGGCCACCGTGCCATTACGATACACTTCTGCACTTACCCCCGATTCCATTCATATTGGTTTTGCATCGGGACTTGCTGATGTGCGCCATGAGGGGACCACGCTTTTCATCGATGATGTAACGATGACTGGCCTAGTATCCGCGACCAAGAACCCTGTGTTGGAGGCTTCGCTGAATGTCTATCCTAACCCTAGCTCGAACAGCGAGTTTCGTCTAGCTTCCCCCACTAAGCCAAGCGTAGCAACTGCTCCTTATACCATCACCGATGCCACTGGTCATGTAGTGCGCACCTCGGCAGCAGTACCGGCTAGTTTGGCTAACGGTCGGCCACTCGAACTACGTGGGTTGCCAGCCGGTGTGTATATGCTGCAATTGCATACCCCTGAAGGTGTACTTACCCGCAAGCTATTGATTCCTTAA
- a CDS encoding Fur family transcriptional regulator has translation MPTADPISVALSHHGLRQTPVRRAVLRALQTAPYALSSHDLEQQLGPDTDRITLYRTLRTFEQKGVIHRVVGTTDIIHYAACAPAACTEHAHTDDHVHFKCTACQQTYCLDQVPVPDVALPGGFRATTRDYLLSGVCQRCQPA, from the coding sequence ATGCCCACTGCCGATCCTATTTCTGTTGCCCTCTCCCACCACGGCCTGCGCCAAACGCCAGTGCGTCGGGCGGTACTGCGTGCTTTGCAGACTGCCCCTTATGCACTTTCCAGCCACGACCTAGAGCAGCAGTTAGGTCCCGATACCGACCGAATTACGCTGTACCGGACGTTGCGCACCTTCGAGCAGAAAGGCGTAATCCACCGCGTGGTGGGTACTACCGACATTATCCATTACGCTGCTTGCGCCCCGGCCGCGTGCACCGAGCACGCCCACACCGACGACCATGTGCATTTCAAATGCACTGCTTGCCAGCAAACCTATTGCCTCGACCAAGTGCCGGTACCGGACGTTGCACTTCCCGGCGGCTTCCGCGCTACCACCCGCGACTATTTGTTGTCGGGGGTGTGCCAGCGGTGCCAGCCAGCTTAA
- a CDS encoding glycoside hydrolase family 10 protein — protein MEFHAWFNPYRASMDSVTRRLAPNHPFRQHPEWFLRYAGKLLYNPGLPEVRQYINRIIMDVVRRYDIDGVHFDDYFYPYPEAGQVIHDEAAFAQFNPDNLTLPNWRRQNVNVLIRDLHDSIQHTKRWVKFGVSPFGVWMNQRNDPEGSATSAFEGYSGLYADAREWTRQGWVDYILPQLYWSSSFKVAAYPVLLEWWSRNRFGRHLYIGQGPTGCWKPAAATRLGSATENCRGKSA, from the coding sequence ATGGAATTTCATGCGTGGTTCAATCCCTATCGGGCTTCCATGGATTCGGTTACGCGCCGCTTGGCCCCGAATCACCCGTTTCGGCAGCATCCCGAGTGGTTTCTGCGTTATGCGGGCAAATTGCTCTACAATCCCGGCTTGCCGGAAGTACGCCAGTACATCAACCGCATCATCATGGACGTGGTGCGTCGCTACGACATCGACGGCGTGCATTTCGACGATTACTTCTACCCGTATCCGGAGGCAGGCCAAGTGATCCACGACGAAGCGGCTTTCGCGCAGTTCAACCCCGACAACCTCACGCTGCCGAATTGGCGCCGCCAAAACGTAAATGTGCTCATCCGTGACCTGCACGATTCCATTCAGCACACCAAGCGGTGGGTGAAGTTCGGCGTGTCGCCGTTTGGCGTTTGGATGAACCAGCGCAACGACCCGGAAGGCTCTGCTACATCGGCTTTCGAAGGCTACTCAGGGCTGTATGCCGATGCCCGGGAGTGGACGCGCCAGGGGTGGGTCGATTACATTCTGCCGCAGCTGTATTGGAGCAGCAGTTTCAAGGTGGCGGCATATCCGGTGCTGCTGGAGTGGTGGTCGCGCAATCGGTTTGGGCGCCACCTCTACATCGGGCAGGGGCCTACCGGATGCTGGAAACCAGCCGCCGCGACACGGCTTGGCTCGGCAACCGAGAATTGCCGCGGCAAGTCCGCATGA